The following are encoded together in the Salinibacterium sp. UTAS2018 genome:
- a CDS encoding acyl-CoA dehydrogenase, with the protein MTQVHNHTATESAPESSTPADDAATSSTAAAANAAAVPAINVEWLGEYLLGKWAKERKESRALMSKPEFHRVDGLSMQDHRERVLHQLSLLVDNKAVHRAFPVELGGNDNHGGNIAAFEETVLADPSLQIKSGVQWGLFGSAVVHLGTKEHHDKWLPDIMSLKTPGAFAMTEIGHGSDVASIATTATYDADTDEFVINTPFRAAWKEYLGNAALHGKAATVFAQLITKDVNHGVHAFYVPLRDDNGTLPGISTEDDGLKGGLNGIDNGRLHFDHVRVPRTNLLNRYGNVDENGDYTSDIDSPGRRFFTMLGTLVQGRVSLDGAAVLASKLALNIAIKYGSERRQFTASSNTNEEVILDYQRHQRRLLPRLAQTYAMSFAHEEFLDKFDGVFSGRSDTDADRQDLETIAAALKPLSTWAALDTLQEAREACGGSGFMAENRLTQMRADLDVYATFEGDNNVLLQLVAKRLLTDYSRKFAGADAGAMAHYVADQVNEAAVNRTGLRRFAQNVVDFGSTARSIGYVRDTDSQRQLLTDRVETMVADVAGKLRPASKLPKAEAAALFNSHQNQLILTAYAHGELLQWEAFTRAIEKIEDKDTAQVMTWLRDLFGFTLIEKNLSWYLMHGRISTNRAQAITDYIDDRLLPRLRPQALDLVAAFGLTDELVRAPIASGIEAKRQNEARDYYAARRASGEEPVHEKDLKQKKRR; encoded by the coding sequence TCCCGCCATCAACGTCGAATGGCTGGGTGAGTACCTCCTCGGCAAGTGGGCGAAGGAACGTAAAGAGTCCCGCGCACTGATGTCGAAGCCTGAGTTCCATCGCGTCGATGGCCTCTCGATGCAAGACCACCGCGAGCGTGTTCTGCACCAGCTTTCGCTGCTTGTCGATAACAAAGCGGTTCACCGGGCGTTCCCGGTTGAACTAGGCGGCAACGACAACCACGGCGGCAACATCGCCGCGTTCGAAGAGACCGTTCTTGCTGACCCGTCGCTGCAGATCAAGTCGGGCGTGCAATGGGGGCTCTTTGGCTCCGCCGTCGTTCACCTCGGCACGAAGGAACACCACGACAAGTGGCTGCCCGACATCATGAGCCTCAAGACTCCCGGCGCCTTCGCGATGACCGAGATCGGTCACGGTTCGGATGTCGCGAGCATCGCCACGACGGCGACCTACGACGCCGACACTGATGAGTTCGTCATCAACACTCCGTTCCGCGCGGCGTGGAAGGAATATCTCGGTAACGCAGCGCTTCATGGCAAGGCAGCAACTGTCTTCGCCCAGCTCATTACCAAGGACGTCAACCACGGCGTGCATGCGTTCTATGTTCCGCTGCGCGATGACAACGGCACGCTTCCCGGAATCTCGACTGAAGATGACGGTCTCAAGGGCGGCCTGAACGGGATCGACAATGGTCGCCTCCACTTCGATCACGTTCGCGTTCCCCGCACCAACCTCCTCAACCGCTACGGCAATGTCGACGAGAACGGTGACTACACCTCCGACATCGACAGCCCCGGCCGTCGCTTCTTCACGATGCTCGGCACGCTCGTTCAGGGCCGCGTTTCGCTCGATGGTGCCGCAGTGCTCGCGAGCAAGCTGGCCCTGAACATCGCCATCAAATACGGTTCGGAGCGCCGCCAGTTCACGGCATCCAGCAACACGAACGAAGAAGTGATTCTGGACTACCAGCGTCACCAGCGTCGCCTGTTGCCGCGCCTGGCGCAGACCTACGCGATGTCGTTCGCGCACGAGGAGTTCCTCGACAAGTTCGATGGCGTTTTCTCGGGTCGCTCCGACACCGATGCCGATCGTCAAGACCTCGAAACGATCGCGGCGGCGCTCAAGCCGCTCAGCACGTGGGCTGCGCTCGATACCCTGCAAGAGGCCCGCGAGGCCTGCGGCGGTTCGGGCTTCATGGCCGAAAACCGACTCACGCAGATGCGCGCCGACCTCGACGTTTATGCCACCTTCGAGGGCGACAACAACGTGCTGCTTCAGCTCGTTGCTAAGCGCCTGCTCACCGATTACTCGCGCAAGTTTGCGGGGGCGGATGCTGGCGCGATGGCCCACTACGTTGCCGACCAGGTCAACGAGGCCGCCGTCAACCGCACAGGTCTTCGCCGCTTTGCGCAGAACGTGGTGGACTTCGGTTCCACCGCCCGCTCGATCGGCTACGTTCGCGATACCGACTCGCAGCGCCAGCTGCTCACCGATCGTGTCGAAACGATGGTCGCGGATGTCGCGGGCAAGTTGCGTCCGGCCAGCAAGCTTCCGAAGGCCGAGGCTGCCGCTCTCTTCAATAGTCACCAGAACCAGCTCATCTTGACCGCGTACGCGCATGGCGAGCTGCTGCAGTGGGAGGCGTTCACTCGCGCCATCGAGAAGATCGAAGACAAGGACACCGCTCAGGTCATGACCTGGTTGCGTGACCTCTTCGGCTTCACTCTCATCGAGAAAAACCTTTCGTGGTACCTCATGCACGGTCGCATCTCCACGAACCGCGCTCAAGCCATCACCGACTACATCGATGACCGTCTGCTGCCGCGTCTGCGTCCGCAGGCTCTGGATCTCGTAGCCGCGTTCGGTCTGACCGACGAGCTGGTGCGCGCACCGATTGCCTCCGGCATCGAAGCCAAGCGCCAGAACGAGGCTCGCGACTACTACGCCGCGCGCCGCGCGTCTGGCGAAGAGCCCGTGCACGAGAAAGATTTGAAGCAGAAGAAGCGCCGCTAA
- a CDS encoding neutral zinc metallopeptidase, with amino-acid sequence MTFNDNARINSDRVSRRGPGKGVAIGGGSALLVVGLFIASQFLGIDLTGLAGGGSTGSEQQQGQSLSECETAGAANDSIDCRIAGATDSLDTYWAGEVDGYRTTNVVLFTDQTTTGCGSATSASGPFYCPPDEKIYLDTAFYDDLRTRFGATGGPLAEMYVVAHEWAHHIQNSTGIMEGIDRQATGPSSDSVRLELQADCFAGAWVGAASTIKNDDGVVFLDPVTDAQIADALSAASAIGDDRIQESTQGQVTPETWTHGSSDKRQQWFTTGLEGGPRACNLFEVATP; translated from the coding sequence GTGACTTTCAACGACAACGCTCGCATCAATTCCGACCGAGTCTCTCGCCGTGGCCCGGGCAAGGGCGTCGCAATCGGTGGCGGCAGCGCCCTCCTCGTGGTGGGACTATTCATCGCGTCCCAGTTTCTCGGGATCGACCTCACGGGCCTCGCTGGTGGCGGTAGCACCGGCAGCGAGCAGCAACAGGGGCAATCGCTTTCGGAGTGCGAGACTGCCGGGGCGGCAAACGACAGCATCGATTGCCGCATCGCGGGGGCCACGGATTCGCTCGACACCTACTGGGCCGGTGAAGTTGACGGTTACCGCACCACCAATGTCGTGCTGTTCACCGACCAGACGACCACCGGATGCGGCAGTGCGACGAGCGCGAGCGGCCCGTTCTATTGCCCGCCTGACGAGAAAATCTACCTCGACACCGCGTTTTACGATGACCTACGCACCCGTTTCGGCGCGACCGGCGGTCCCCTCGCCGAAATGTACGTAGTCGCGCACGAGTGGGCGCACCACATCCAGAACTCCACTGGAATCATGGAGGGGATTGATCGTCAAGCGACCGGCCCCTCGTCTGATTCGGTTCGCCTCGAACTGCAGGCTGACTGCTTCGCCGGTGCGTGGGTGGGGGCGGCATCCACGATTAAGAATGACGACGGGGTTGTCTTTCTCGATCCGGTGACGGATGCCCAAATTGCGGATGCTCTCAGCGCTGCGTCGGCGATCGGCGACGATCGCATCCAGGAGTCAACGCAGGGGCAAGTAACTCCGGAAACGTGGACGCACGGCTCGAGCGATAAGCGCCAGCAGTGGTTCACGACCGGACTCGAGGGTGGGCCGCGCGCCTGCAACCTCTTCGAGGTCGCGACGCCGTAA
- a CDS encoding formylglycine-generating enzyme family protein, with the protein MDDVTTGGCGDNCACTPQRNAAAPLGMPLSAPPAASADSGSATLTAASGDHRVEQATIPAGTFVMGDSSGDRNAADGEVPQHPISLEAFSIDVTTVTNDDFARFVDATGYLTEAETFGYSAVFHLAVAAPDEDIVGRAAGAPWWFGVNGADWKRPGGRNSSVEGLGDHPAVHISFTDAEAYCAWAGRRLPTEAEWEYASRGGLDQTKYPWGDEEMDAGGWRTNIFQGDFPRTNTLDDGYLTTAPVRTFEPNGYGLFQTVGNVWEWCSDWYDANYYATLTTDSPTLNPAGPSNGSVRVLRGGSYLCHISYCNRYRNSARSQNTPDSSMGNAGFRTVSL; encoded by the coding sequence ATGGATGACGTGACGACAGGGGGCTGCGGCGATAACTGCGCCTGCACACCTCAGCGCAACGCGGCGGCGCCGCTCGGCATGCCGCTCTCCGCCCCTCCCGCAGCTTCTGCCGATAGTGGATCGGCGACATTAACGGCAGCGTCCGGTGATCACCGCGTCGAGCAGGCCACGATTCCCGCGGGCACCTTCGTGATGGGCGACTCCTCGGGCGACCGCAACGCCGCCGACGGCGAAGTGCCGCAGCATCCGATCTCTCTCGAAGCTTTTTCGATCGACGTCACGACCGTGACTAACGACGACTTTGCACGCTTCGTGGATGCCACGGGCTACCTCACCGAGGCAGAAACCTTTGGCTATTCGGCGGTATTCCATCTCGCTGTTGCCGCCCCCGACGAGGACATCGTCGGTCGCGCAGCGGGAGCGCCGTGGTGGTTTGGCGTGAACGGGGCCGACTGGAAGCGCCCGGGCGGGCGCAACTCTTCGGTCGAGGGCTTGGGCGATCATCCGGCCGTGCACATCAGTTTCACCGATGCCGAAGCGTATTGCGCGTGGGCGGGGCGACGGCTACCCACCGAAGCTGAGTGGGAGTACGCCTCGCGCGGTGGCCTCGACCAGACCAAATATCCGTGGGGCGACGAAGAGATGGATGCCGGCGGCTGGCGCACCAATATCTTTCAGGGTGACTTTCCGCGCACCAACACCCTCGATGACGGATACCTCACTACTGCGCCCGTGCGCACCTTCGAACCCAACGGCTACGGACTCTTCCAAACGGTGGGCAACGTGTGGGAGTGGTGCTCTGACTGGTACGACGCGAACTATTACGCGACGCTCACCACCGACTCCCCCACCCTCAATCCCGCCGGCCCCAGCAACGGCTCCGTTCGCGTTCTCCGCGGCGGCAGCTATCTCTGCCACATCTCGTATTGCAATCGCTACCGCAACTCGGCTCGCTCACAGAACACGCCTGACTCGTCGATGGGCAACGCGGGGTTCCGCACCGTATCGCTCTAG
- a CDS encoding tryptophan-rich sensory protein — protein sequence MRESKDVVRQITVAASATFALIGAFVGSGAYGGTPVEEVAGGALSADATVIAPAGSAFTIWSIIYLGLVAYAVWQMLPKQTNTELHRRVGYWVAASLVLNAAWILSIQFDMLALSVPVIILLLVVLVRAYLITVKLPAAGAIDAIITDGTIGLYLGWVCVATAANIAAWLTAIGFTGFGVSQDVWGVAVVFVAGAVGIALAARGRAHFAPSLSLSWGLAWVAVGRLTGDLISQPTAVAAIVALVAVLASAAVFTAARLKAEQTVR from the coding sequence ATGCGCGAATCTAAAGATGTAGTCCGCCAGATCACGGTTGCGGCGAGCGCGACCTTTGCCCTCATCGGGGCCTTCGTGGGCTCCGGCGCTTATGGCGGCACCCCTGTTGAAGAAGTTGCGGGCGGTGCACTGAGCGCCGACGCCACCGTCATCGCCCCGGCCGGCTCCGCGTTCACCATCTGGAGCATCATCTACCTCGGTCTCGTTGCGTACGCCGTTTGGCAGATGCTGCCGAAACAGACCAACACCGAACTGCACCGTCGCGTGGGGTACTGGGTTGCTGCCTCTCTGGTGTTGAATGCGGCCTGGATTCTCTCTATCCAGTTCGACATGCTCGCCCTCAGCGTTCCCGTGATTATCCTTCTGCTCGTTGTGCTCGTCCGGGCATACCTGATCACCGTCAAGCTGCCCGCCGCCGGAGCGATCGACGCCATCATCACAGACGGCACCATCGGTCTCTACCTTGGCTGGGTCTGCGTCGCGACCGCAGCCAACATCGCCGCGTGGCTCACCGCCATCGGGTTTACTGGCTTCGGCGTCTCGCAAGACGTGTGGGGCGTCGCTGTTGTCTTCGTCGCCGGCGCCGTCGGTATCGCCCTCGCCGCCCGTGGCCGCGCGCACTTTGCGCCATCTCTTTCGCTGAGCTGGGGGCTCGCGTGGGTTGCCGTCGGACGCCTCACCGGAGACCTCATCTCGCAGCCAACCGCGGTCGCCGCTATCGTCGCTCTCGTCGCGGTGCTCGCCAGTGCCGCGGTATTCACCGCCGCACGCCTTAAGGCTGAACAGACCGTCCGATGA
- a CDS encoding M23 family metallopeptidase, which yields MVLRIFGFTAALSLVIGVSVVAGTSQAAFADDYPTWGDVTEARDDEAATKKIVERIKAALVKLEADAAAAQKVAEEKGNIWQEADTKYQAKASQTETLQEQADAASIEADEAETRIGEIAVRLVRAGGGDVTTNLLTNAQDAETLLYNLGMSSKISQQTSSLFDRAVQARNTAQSLSDATEVARAELEVLKIAAEEAFIEAQAAAQAAATALAEQQEREIEFEAQLAALTSAREATEASYLEGVRKREAARAKAAAAANVPNLDAGEISLSGWARPAAGYITSVYGYSSNYGSSFHKGTDIGAGCGAGIYAASSGTVVYAGYGWNGGYGNYIILEHAGGVRTAYGHIVDGGIHVSYGQSVAVGTKIANVGTTGNSTGCHLHFEVRPQSWNTTNPVPFMSNEGIRLG from the coding sequence GTGGTTCTCCGGATTTTCGGGTTCACTGCCGCGCTCAGCCTTGTCATAGGCGTGAGCGTTGTCGCGGGCACTAGCCAGGCAGCGTTCGCCGATGACTACCCCACGTGGGGTGATGTCACCGAGGCTCGTGACGACGAGGCCGCCACTAAAAAGATTGTGGAGCGCATAAAGGCTGCTCTCGTCAAGCTCGAAGCCGATGCCGCGGCTGCCCAGAAGGTGGCCGAAGAAAAAGGCAACATCTGGCAAGAGGCCGATACGAAATATCAGGCCAAAGCATCTCAAACTGAAACCCTGCAAGAACAGGCGGATGCCGCCAGCATCGAAGCCGACGAAGCAGAGACGCGCATCGGCGAGATCGCCGTGCGCCTCGTGCGTGCCGGCGGTGGCGACGTGACGACCAATCTCTTGACCAACGCTCAAGACGCAGAGACGCTGCTCTACAACTTGGGGATGTCGTCAAAGATTTCGCAGCAGACGTCCTCTCTCTTCGACCGGGCCGTTCAGGCACGCAATACGGCTCAGTCGCTGAGCGACGCCACTGAAGTTGCTCGCGCTGAACTTGAAGTTCTCAAGATCGCTGCGGAGGAGGCCTTCATTGAAGCCCAGGCCGCAGCTCAGGCCGCGGCCACCGCTCTGGCGGAGCAACAAGAGCGCGAGATTGAGTTCGAGGCTCAGCTCGCCGCGCTGACTTCTGCTCGCGAGGCGACCGAAGCTAGCTATTTGGAGGGCGTGCGCAAGCGTGAGGCCGCCCGCGCAAAAGCTGCGGCAGCGGCTAACGTTCCTAACCTTGACGCTGGTGAAATTAGCTTGAGCGGTTGGGCTCGCCCCGCCGCGGGATACATCACGTCGGTCTACGGCTATAGCTCGAACTACGGTTCCAGCTTTCATAAGGGAACCGATATTGGTGCTGGTTGTGGCGCTGGTATTTACGCAGCTTCGAGCGGAACGGTCGTTTACGCCGGCTACGGCTGGAACGGCGGCTACGGAAACTACATCATTTTGGAGCACGCTGGCGGCGTTCGAACAGCGTACGGTCACATCGTCGATGGCGGCATCCACGTGTCCTACGGCCAAAGCGTGGCGGTCGGAACCAAGATCGCCAACGTGGGTACCACCGGAAATTCCACCGGATGCCATCTTCACTTCGAGGTTCGCCCGCAAAGTTGGAACACCACCAACCCCGTACCGTTCATGTCGAATGAAGGCATTCGTCTCGGCTAA
- a CDS encoding DHA2 family efflux MFS transporter permease subunit — protein MNERRASRKRWLGLLFISIAVALIIVDSTIVNVAIPSVVEDLDLNSTQVQWVQESYTLVFAALLLVFGTLADRYGRRRVLLIGVIVFALSSILAANAASGELLIASRLVQGIGGAMILPSSLSIINATFRGRERAIAFAVWGSTIGGMAAVGPLLGGWLTTYYSWRWAFGINVPLGIIIVIGVLIYATESKEPSAQRRVDVVGAVLSVVLFASLVFALIEGRSYGWFLSDTPPDFWTLDVSPIPFAFALALVSGVVFVRWGFARERAGKSTMLAFGLLKIPSFRNGNIAAMIVALGEFGIILSLPLWLQNVLGYDALQTGLVILALAIGSFVASGFAGAFGNKVTPVTIVRFGIGAEIIGILLVALVLSPDAVWWHIAPGLFIYGFGVGLATAQLTSVVLKDVPLSQSGQGSGTQSTARQIGSALGIAILGTVLFSSLGTGLDAKLAERADIPAEARSQIVDLVVDSAGTGISALDAQSPDAAADARQAFTDSTRYSALAAAGFLAFGFLASLRLDSGRRGDDDAEGTAADESSATTSDA, from the coding sequence ATGAACGAGCGTCGCGCCTCCCGCAAGCGCTGGCTAGGGCTTCTGTTCATCAGCATTGCGGTGGCGTTGATCATCGTCGACTCGACAATCGTCAACGTGGCGATCCCGTCGGTCGTCGAAGATCTCGATCTCAATTCCACGCAGGTGCAGTGGGTGCAGGAGAGCTACACGCTCGTCTTCGCCGCTCTGCTGCTCGTGTTCGGCACGCTGGCTGATCGCTATGGCCGCCGTCGCGTTCTCCTCATTGGCGTTATCGTCTTTGCTCTCTCCTCGATCCTGGCGGCCAACGCTGCCAGCGGAGAACTGCTGATCGCTTCGCGACTCGTGCAGGGCATCGGTGGGGCGATGATCCTCCCCTCGTCGCTCTCGATCATCAACGCCACTTTCCGCGGTCGGGAACGTGCCATCGCCTTCGCCGTCTGGGGTTCCACGATCGGCGGAATGGCGGCCGTTGGCCCTCTACTGGGCGGCTGGCTCACGACCTATTACTCGTGGCGCTGGGCGTTCGGCATCAACGTGCCCCTCGGCATCATCATCGTCATCGGCGTGCTGATCTATGCGACCGAGTCGAAAGAGCCTTCCGCCCAGCGACGAGTGGATGTCGTGGGCGCGGTTCTCTCCGTCGTTCTGTTCGCGTCGCTCGTCTTCGCTCTCATTGAGGGCCGCAGCTACGGCTGGTTCCTCAGCGATACCCCTCCCGACTTCTGGACGCTGGATGTCTCCCCCATCCCATTCGCATTCGCTCTCGCTCTCGTGAGCGGTGTGGTGTTTGTGCGCTGGGGATTCGCTCGCGAACGTGCCGGCAAATCGACCATGCTGGCTTTCGGTTTGCTCAAGATTCCGTCGTTCCGCAACGGAAACATCGCTGCGATGATTGTCGCCCTCGGAGAATTCGGCATCATCCTCTCGCTGCCACTGTGGCTGCAAAACGTGCTCGGCTACGACGCTCTGCAGACAGGTCTCGTCATCCTCGCTCTGGCTATCGGCTCATTTGTCGCGAGCGGTTTCGCAGGAGCCTTCGGCAACAAGGTCACTCCCGTGACGATTGTTCGGTTCGGAATCGGTGCCGAAATCATCGGCATCCTGCTCGTGGCACTTGTTCTGAGCCCCGACGCCGTCTGGTGGCACATAGCCCCCGGCCTGTTCATCTACGGCTTTGGTGTCGGGCTCGCCACCGCCCAGCTCACGAGCGTGGTGCTCAAGGATGTTCCGCTCAGCCAGTCCGGTCAAGGTTCGGGAACCCAAAGCACCGCCCGCCAGATCGGCTCCGCACTGGGCATCGCGATTCTCGGCACCGTGCTCTTCTCGAGCCTCGGCACCGGGCTCGATGCCAAGCTCGCCGAGCGCGCCGATATTCCCGCAGAGGCACGTAGCCAGATCGTCGACCTCGTCGTCGACTCCGCGGGCACCGGCATCAGTGCCCTCGATGCTCAGTCTCCGGATGCCGCAGCCGACGCTCGTCAGGCCTTCACCGACTCGACACGGTACTCCGCGCTCGCGGCTGCCGGATTCCTGGCGTTCGGGTTCCTCGCCAGTCTGCGCCTCGACAGCGGACGTCGCGGCGACGACGACGCCGAAGGCACGGCAGCAGACGAGAGTTCAGCGACCACGAGCGACGCCTAG